A section of the Festucalex cinctus isolate MCC-2025b chromosome 7, RoL_Fcin_1.0, whole genome shotgun sequence genome encodes:
- the LOC144022487 gene encoding uncharacterized protein C1orf232, translated as MNPLWSLYKSKVMKTLNPEYVDDSAEEVSEVEEDMMSPVQQDEGQNAVSQLARKMQGAGSKSWNRLSSLFNKDDEHQLLQETSSHPIADHPLAVKPEEPSRPARRSAFWDSFATNWAAKKQAESSAARQVTEDAEGARVATEEEEGEEAATAGPSDAVDADGAEEAEPRQSDGNNGFSKYVTLGGGAGGEDASFKWNFVTSKLAEMRRASPAKSN; from the exons ATGAATCCTTTGTGGAGCCTTTATAAGAGCAAAGTCATGAAGACGCTCAACCCGGAGTACGTGGACGACTCGGCTGAAGAG GTGAGTGAGGTGGAAGAAGACATGATGAGTCCAGTCCAGCAAGATGAAGGCCAGAACGCCGTCTCCCAGCTGGCTCGCAAA ATGCAGGGGGCGGGGTCCAAGAGCTGGAACAGACTGTCATCTCTCTTCAATAAAGATGACGAGCACCAATTATTGCAAGAGACATCAAGTCATCCCATCGCTGACCA TCCACTTGCAGTCAAGCCAGAGGAACCTTCCAGGCCCGCTCGCCGTAGTGCATTCTGGGATAGCTTTGCCACCAACTGGGCCGCCAAGAAGCAGGCGGAGTCCTCCGCCGCCCGTCAGGTGACCGAGGACGCCGAGGGGGCGAGGGTGGCgaccgaggaggaggagggagaggaggctGCGACCGCCGGCCCGTCTGATGCGGTTGATGCGGACGGCGCGGAGGAGGCGGAGCCACGGCAGAGCGACGGTAACAACGGTTTCTCCAAATACGTCACGCTGGGTGGAGGAGCGGGCGGCGAGGACGCCTCCTTCAAGTGGAACTTTGTCACCAGCAAACTGGCTGAGATGAGGAGAGCCAGCCCGGCCAAGAGCAACTAA